AATCTCGCCAGGAGGCCATCGCATCAAGCGCGAGGCTGCATGTAGTCAAGTGTCAATCAaaatgtatgtatgtacatgtactagtagtagtagtagtagtgtAAAAGtatgcggcggcggcgtgtcGACTCAGACATCAATGTCCGGTGCGACCAAACTATTCCGCCACGCGCACGACCACGTCCTCgacgtccttcttctccttctggcGGTAGCGGAGAATGGCGCTGATGGCGTACGTCTTGTCGTCGGCGCTGCTCTCGGCGGCCACGTCGGCGGCTGTGCGGGTTAGAGTTGGAGGGACTCGACACGACAGCAGGTTGGGATGTAGATCATACCAGGTCGGGCAGAGACAACTGCGGCCCCAAGGAAGAGCAGTGCAGCGGGGATAAAGGTCGACGGGAAGAGCATGGTGACTTTGACGTTGCAGCGTGACGTGCGTCGGCTACGGGGGGTCTGTTTCTGACGGTGTAGAACGAGGCCGAGGATACGGggaggaaaaagaaagcaaTGTGGGAGACGGAGGAGGCTGAATGATGGGCTTGGAGATCAAGGCCAGAGGACGGGCTTCTCTTATATTATTGTGAGCGACCACACTCGAGCAGCATGGCATCCAtcgtaccagttgacgtcggTACGACAGACGACGCACCGACTACTTCAAGTCTGGAAGGCCCCACTCAGCCACACCATTTCTGCCCATTTGTGAgcttttcaatgttggcgagGGATTTGGGATCTAAAACTATGGAGTATAGGGGGGTCTCGGAGGTCTTGGAAGGTCTTGGGTctttggggggggggggtctAATTTGCATCCACTTGCGAAAAGTTTGGCAGACTCCGGTTACGCCGTTGTCCTTCCCAGTGGCAAAGAAATCGACAGGCTCGAGGCCTACCACCAAATGACGCTATCGTTTAGCCCGCCCGAGTCTTGAGCCCGCCACGACGAAGCTATCAATTTCGCCAGCTGTTCCGGACCGCCGCGGCCAGGGGGGATGGGGGGGGGGCGCCCCTCTCATCATCCCACGACTTGATGTTGAAACAAGACTTGTCGTCCTCCTCCTggacgccaaaaaaaaaaaaaaaagaataaaaaaaatcatcCCCTACCGaccatggacatggcatcaATTCGGTACGAGCGCCTGGAGGCGACGGACAAGTTCGACccggccgacgacgacagcaacaacaacatcatcaacacgGCGACGGAAGACACCAGCTCGCCCTCTCGCAGGCGGCCGATCTGGACGCGGAGACAGGCAACGCTGGCCCTTCTCGGCAACCTCGTCCTGCTCCTGACGTCGATATGCCTCTTGTCGGTGGCAGCTCGCCGGCGGCCGTCCCCCTCGCACCTGGAATGCGCCCAGAAGGTCTCACCATACTGTGGGTTGAACACGATTCTACATGTACGGCCCGTCTGAACCCGCCCGTCGCTAACGGTCGCCGTCTGGCCCTTTGCAGCGCCCATGTGGGAGGCCGTCGAGTTCTGGGAGGGCAACTTTGCCAACGAGTTCAACTCGTCGACCAAGTATCGCGGCCCGCCGACGCTCGAGCGCGAGCGCGCCTGGAACGACCTCTGGCACTGTGAGCAAACCTCCCGTGTCTCGACCAAGAGGCAAAAAAGCAACCAAACGATGCACCCCGTCCCGCTGACCCTCCCCCAGACCATCTCATCCGCGTCGA
The Metarhizium brunneum chromosome 7, complete sequence genome window above contains:
- the cctO_5 gene encoding Cyclochlorotine biosynthesis protein O, coding for MDMASIRYERLEATDKFDPADDDSNNNIINTATEDTSSPSRRRPIWTRRQATLALLGNLVLLLTSICLLSVAARRRPSPSHLECAQKVSPYSPMWEAVEFWEGNFANEFNSSTKYRGPPTLERERAWNDLWHYHLIRVDAAGVAALNQTHAGRHAQVKGSDPAHPQFGATIEVFHQLHCLNVLRQYSWPLDRFDPSWGEDLYPSMLQDAATGRTHVDHCIEALRLSLMCTGDITPVLFLHDEASPLGVRADFNIHHKCRAFGPLVDYVQRNGVELET